In Nostoc sp. CENA543, a single genomic region encodes these proteins:
- a CDS encoding lipid-A-disaccharide synthase-related protein has translation MNDLSRLSFASNLSNADSRLQLLVLSNGHGEDVIAARILQALLQQPYPPDIFALPLVGEGHAYQKLNIPLIGTVRTMPSGGFVYMDGRQLARDVRGGLLQLTWSQIQAVRRWVRSQKKFSKQNAVLAVGDIVPLLFAYISGAKYAFVGTAKSEYYVRDEVGILPRQSKAARWENFSGSIYHPWERWLMSRRRCKAVFPRDGLTAKILNQWPIPALNFGNPMMDGLEPRFNTQQLYSIDSQQQELTRPLMITLLPGSRPPEAYKNWEIIMVGVSALMASFREENSFVPNSGKVVFLGAIAPNLDIQAFAKSLKSHGWQASTEFPLPLPDNQALIFQQRNVYFLLTQQAYNECLHWGDVAIAMAGTATEQFIGLGKPAIAIPGEGPQYNPAFAEAQSRLLGLSLILVSEPAEVALQVRSLFTHPDRLHLIAENGRQRMGKPGAAQRIAECLMEKFC, from the coding sequence ATGAATGATTTATCTCGCTTATCTTTTGCCTCTAATTTATCCAATGCCGATTCTCGATTGCAGCTATTAGTATTAAGTAATGGTCATGGGGAAGATGTAATTGCTGCCCGCATTTTGCAGGCATTATTGCAACAACCTTACCCACCGGATATCTTTGCATTGCCTTTGGTGGGAGAAGGACACGCCTATCAAAAGTTAAATATTCCCCTAATTGGTACAGTCCGCACAATGCCTTCTGGTGGGTTTGTCTATATGGATGGGCGACAACTGGCGCGGGATGTACGCGGTGGGTTATTACAATTAACTTGGAGTCAAATTCAAGCAGTGCGGCGTTGGGTGCGATCGCAAAAAAAATTCAGCAAGCAAAACGCTGTCTTGGCGGTAGGGGATATTGTCCCGCTATTGTTTGCTTATATCAGTGGAGCTAAATATGCTTTTGTGGGGACAGCCAAATCAGAATATTATGTGCGGGATGAAGTAGGAATTCTCCCTCGACAATCCAAAGCCGCCCGTTGGGAAAACTTTTCTGGTTCGATTTACCATCCTTGGGAAAGGTGGTTAATGAGTCGTCGGCGTTGTAAAGCCGTGTTTCCTAGAGATGGACTGACAGCCAAAATTTTAAATCAGTGGCCGATTCCCGCCTTGAATTTTGGCAATCCCATGATGGATGGACTAGAACCAAGATTTAATACCCAACAACTTTATAGTATTGATAGCCAACAACAAGAATTAACTAGACCACTGATGATTACTTTGCTTCCTGGTTCCCGTCCACCAGAAGCTTATAAAAATTGGGAAATCATTATGGTGGGGGTGTCTGCATTGATGGCGAGTTTTCGGGAGGAAAATTCATTTGTCCCCAATTCCGGTAAAGTGGTATTTTTAGGAGCGATCGCACCCAATTTAGATATACAAGCCTTCGCCAAATCCTTAAAATCTCATGGTTGGCAAGCCTCGACAGAATTCCCCTTACCTTTACCTGATAATCAAGCTCTCATCTTTCAACAAAGAAACGTCTATTTCCTGTTAACGCAACAAGCATACAATGAATGTTTGCATTGGGGAGATGTAGCGATCGCTATGGCTGGGACAGCTACAGAACAGTTTATAGGTTTAGGGAAACCAGCGATCGCCATCCCAGGAGAAGGGCCACAATATAACCCCGCCTTCGCTGAAGCCCAAAGCCGATTGTTAGGCTTATCTTTAATTTTAGTCTCAGAACCAGCAGAAGTAGCTTTGCAAGTGCGATCGCTGTTCACTCATCCTGACAGGTTACACCTGATTGCAGAGAATGGTAGGCAAAGAATGGGTAAGCCTGGTGCAGCACAAAGAATTGCTGAGTGTTTGATGGAAAAATTTTGTTAG
- a CDS encoding AAA family ATPase yields MANETTKLLIPGYQIISQIYAGSRTRVYRAIRQQSQQSVVIKLLTSEYPNFQELLQFRNQYTISKNLQIPGIIQPLALETYGHGYILVMPDTGAIALREYIKYHRLSLKEFLTIAIQLSQILHNLHQNRVIHKDIKPANILIHTHSQQIELIDFSIASLLPKETPEIKSPNVLEGTLTYISPEQTGRMNRGIDYRSDFYSLGVTFYELLTGNLPFICDDPMELLHCHIAKPVKEMANAEIPQVISDIVMKLMAKNAEDRYQSALGLQFDLEICLAQLQQTGEITDFKIGKRDICDRFLIPEKLYGRETEVTTLLQAFERVANGSTEMMLVAGFSGIGKTAVVNEVHKPITRQQGYFIKGKFDQFNRNLPLLAFVQALRDLIGQLLSESDSQLQKWRSEILAAVGDNGQVLIEVMPELERLIGQQPPATELSGTAAQNRFNLLFQKFIAVFTTKEHPLVMFLDDLQWADSASLQLMKLLMADKNYLLLLGAYRDNEVSPTHPLMLTIDQLQQTGKIVSTITLAPLNLSDTNQLVADTLHCLIERSLPLTELIFRKTKGNPFFITQFLKALYEDGQITFNRQHGYWECDIAQINALSLTDDVVAFMAQQLQKLPQETQNILKLAACIGNQFDLATLAIVSEQLQADAAVALWKALQEGLILPQSEVYKFYLIDEQVNINTPKGENLTYRFLHDRVQQAAYSLIPNAQKQATHLKIGELLLHNTIEQDLETRIFDIVNQLNIGIELIDELSAREKLAQLNLRAGNKAKVATAYSAAVNYLNTGLMLLNVDSWQSQYTLTLRLYESLAESEYLNTNFENCKYIIQKTLESAQNSLDKIKVYEIQIQSYTAQNQLIEAINTGREALDLLGIDFPESCDFETMIAQHQKLKMMLGDRPIASLANLPILVDSHQAAAMRILVGLFASVYLAKPELLPLKIFTMVKICIQFGNSPQAAIAYSFYGLFLCATGEIERGYQFGELATIVLERLQAKELTSKVNLTFALFIKHWRDSIRSTLPIFLAGLTSGLEHGDLEYVGYCANCYCQFLFWTGENLETAESEANKYCQLIENIKQEASLIWANTWRQTVINLRGNAENPMMLIGSSFNETVDLPALIASRNVNGICYVYLAKLLLSYLFSDAQTGKDYADKFEEYEQGAAGLLIVPLKNFYQSLSLLSLYKSVDTVTANAYLEKVKSNQKSMKIWADYAPMNYLHKFQLVEAEICRVLGKKYEAGDFYDRAIAEAQGKNYLQEAALAHELAAKFYLASGKDRIAAVYMQEAYYGYAHWGAAAKTKELESLYPNLLRPIFQQTTSSINPWETLGAITSPNLSIHSSYTATTSSSTRINTFLDFAAILKASQSLSSTIELNELLHQLTQIILQNSGGDRCAIILPDSDGNWLLRAIATPENTELYAEPLENNPKLPIKLIQYVKNTQQVVVINDLKTDLPVIGIYLTQKQPKSVLCLPILNQGNLIGILYLKNQSTSGVFTSDRVLILNFLCTQAAISLENARLYQQSQNYAQQLETSLKTLQIAQKQLLQEEKTLQRQALALLQLSQSPAINQGNLSAAFVELTQVTAYTLQTERVSVWLFNEDQSKIQCMDLFQRSSQEHSRGFELIVADYPAYFVAVKSQPIIAADDAMNDPRTCQFSKGYLDVLNISSMLDSSFQINGDMGGVICCEHVGEKRTWTPSEQNFIRSVANLIALAIESNQRQDKAKQLNQALLDLKQSQLQIVQSEKMASLGNLVAGVAHEVNNPIGFLNGSISNAHDYVKDLLGHLELYQKHYPQPTSEIQENAEDIDLEFVMADLPKLLDAMTGATERIKSISTSLRTFSRADTDYKVMANLHEGIDSTLLILKYRLKADEHRPAIIIEQEYGDLPSIKCFPGQLNQVFMNILANAIDMFDDVAQKYTFEELENQPQKITIRTRVIANQVYIHIQDNGEGMSKDVQDRIFDHLFTTKGVGKGTGLGLAIARQIVEEKHGGKIEVNSVLKEGTEFIISLPITG; encoded by the coding sequence ATGGCTAATGAGACTACAAAACTGTTGATTCCTGGATATCAAATCATCTCACAAATATATGCAGGCTCAAGAACCAGAGTGTATCGAGCCATCCGCCAACAATCGCAACAATCAGTAGTCATTAAACTACTGACCTCAGAATATCCCAATTTTCAAGAATTACTACAGTTTCGTAATCAATACACCATCAGTAAAAATCTGCAAATTCCCGGAATCATCCAACCCTTAGCCCTAGAAACCTACGGACATGGCTACATTTTAGTCATGCCAGATACAGGTGCCATTGCCCTGCGCGAATACATCAAATACCACCGATTATCCCTAAAAGAATTTCTCACTATCGCCATTCAACTTAGTCAAATTCTGCACAACTTACATCAAAATCGTGTCATTCATAAAGACATCAAACCTGCCAATATTCTCATCCATACCCACAGCCAACAAATAGAACTCATCGACTTTAGTATCGCCTCACTCCTACCCAAAGAAACCCCAGAAATCAAAAGTCCTAATGTCTTAGAAGGCACACTCACCTATATTTCCCCCGAACAAACGGGGAGAATGAATCGCGGTATTGATTATCGTAGTGATTTTTATTCTTTAGGCGTGACATTTTATGAATTACTCACCGGGAATTTACCATTTATTTGTGATGACCCAATGGAGTTATTACATTGTCACATTGCCAAACCAGTCAAGGAAATGGCAAATGCAGAAATTCCCCAGGTAATTTCAGATATAGTGATGAAATTAATGGCGAAAAATGCCGAAGATAGATATCAAAGTGCTTTAGGATTACAATTTGATTTAGAAATTTGTCTTGCACAATTACAACAAACAGGCGAAATCACTGACTTTAAAATTGGTAAACGGGATATTTGCGATCGCTTTTTAATTCCCGAAAAACTCTACGGTAGAGAAACAGAAGTCACAACATTACTACAAGCATTTGAGCGAGTCGCCAATGGCAGCACAGAAATGATGCTAGTGGCGGGGTTTTCGGGGATTGGAAAAACTGCCGTTGTCAATGAAGTTCACAAACCCATTACTCGCCAACAAGGATATTTCATCAAAGGGAAGTTTGACCAATTCAATCGCAATTTGCCTCTGTTAGCCTTTGTCCAAGCTTTACGCGATTTGATTGGACAGTTACTTTCCGAATCCGATAGTCAACTACAAAAATGGCGCAGTGAGATTTTAGCGGCCGTAGGAGACAACGGGCAAGTGTTGATTGAAGTCATGCCAGAACTTGAAAGGTTGATTGGTCAACAACCACCTGCCACGGAACTTTCTGGCACTGCTGCCCAAAATCGCTTTAATTTATTGTTCCAGAAATTTATTGCAGTGTTCACCACTAAAGAACATCCGTTAGTGATGTTTTTGGATGATTTGCAGTGGGCAGATTCTGCTTCTTTACAGTTGATGAAATTGTTAATGGCGGATAAGAATTATCTGCTTTTATTGGGGGCTTATCGTGATAATGAGGTTTCCCCTACACATCCTTTGATGTTGACTATTGATCAACTCCAACAAACTGGAAAAATCGTTAGTACAATTACCCTCGCACCTTTAAACTTAAGTGATACAAATCAGTTGGTTGCTGATACATTACATTGTCTAATTGAGCGATCGCTGCCTTTGACAGAATTAATTTTTCGTAAGACCAAGGGTAATCCCTTTTTTATCACTCAATTTCTCAAAGCATTATACGAAGACGGGCAAATTACTTTTAACCGTCAGCATGGTTATTGGGAATGTGATATTGCCCAAATCAATGCCCTATCTCTCACCGATGATGTGGTGGCATTTATGGCACAGCAGTTGCAGAAGTTACCACAGGAAACGCAAAATATTCTCAAATTAGCTGCTTGTATTGGTAATCAATTTGATTTAGCGACTTTAGCAATTGTTTCTGAGCAGCTGCAAGCCGATGCTGCTGTAGCTTTATGGAAGGCTTTACAAGAAGGATTAATTCTGCCCCAAAGTGAGGTTTATAAATTTTATTTGATTGATGAGCAAGTCAATATCAATACTCCCAAAGGTGAAAATTTAACTTATAGATTTTTACATGATCGTGTCCAACAAGCTGCTTACTCCTTGATTCCTAATGCCCAAAAACAAGCCACACATCTGAAAATTGGCGAATTACTGCTGCACAATACAATAGAGCAAGATTTAGAAACCCGCATCTTTGATATTGTCAATCAATTAAATATAGGTATTGAATTGATTGACGAATTATCTGCCAGAGAAAAATTAGCTCAATTAAACTTAAGGGCAGGTAATAAGGCGAAAGTTGCTACAGCTTACAGTGCGGCTGTCAATTATTTAAATACTGGTCTAATGCTTTTAAATGTTGATAGTTGGCAGAGTCAATATACATTAACTTTGAGATTATATGAATCTTTAGCTGAGTCAGAATATTTAAATACTAATTTTGAAAACTGTAAATATATCATTCAAAAAACGCTAGAATCAGCACAAAATTCATTAGATAAAATCAAGGTTTATGAAATTCAAATTCAATCATATACAGCCCAAAATCAACTGATAGAAGCTATCAATACAGGTAGAGAAGCCCTTGATTTATTGGGTATAGATTTCCCCGAATCATGTGATTTTGAAACAATGATTGCTCAACATCAAAAACTCAAAATGATGTTAGGCGATCGCCCAATCGCTAGCCTCGCTAATCTACCAATTTTGGTAGATTCTCATCAAGCCGCCGCTATGCGAATTCTAGTTGGTTTATTTGCATCTGTGTATTTAGCTAAACCTGAGTTGTTACCCTTAAAGATTTTTACAATGGTGAAAATCTGTATTCAATTTGGTAACTCTCCCCAAGCTGCAATTGCTTATAGTTTTTATGGTCTATTTCTATGTGCTACTGGTGAAATTGAACGCGGCTATCAATTTGGAGAATTAGCCACTATTGTTTTAGAGCGACTGCAAGCTAAAGAATTAACCAGTAAAGTTAATCTGACTTTTGCTTTATTTATTAAACATTGGCGAGATTCCATCCGTTCTACATTACCTATATTTTTAGCTGGTTTAACTAGTGGGTTGGAACATGGCGATTTAGAGTATGTGGGATATTGTGCTAATTGTTATTGCCAATTTTTATTTTGGACAGGAGAAAATCTAGAAACGGCGGAATCTGAAGCCAATAAATACTGCCAACTGATTGAAAATATCAAGCAGGAAGCTTCTTTAATTTGGGCAAATACATGGCGACAAACAGTAATTAACCTGCGTGGTAATGCTGAAAATCCTATGATGCTTATTGGTTCTAGCTTTAATGAAACTGTGGATTTACCTGCTTTAATTGCTAGCCGTAATGTCAATGGTATTTGCTATGTCTATCTAGCAAAACTACTACTGTCTTACTTATTTAGTGATGCTCAAACTGGAAAGGATTATGCTGATAAATTTGAAGAATATGAACAGGGTGCGGCTGGTTTACTAATTGTTCCTTTGAAGAATTTTTATCAATCATTGAGTCTTTTGTCATTGTATAAGAGTGTAGATACAGTGACAGCAAATGCTTATTTAGAAAAGGTAAAAAGCAATCAAAAGTCTATGAAGATATGGGCAGATTATGCCCCCATGAATTACCTGCACAAATTTCAGCTGGTAGAAGCTGAAATCTGTCGAGTATTAGGAAAAAAATATGAAGCAGGGGATTTTTACGATCGCGCGATCGCTGAAGCTCAAGGTAAAAACTATCTCCAAGAAGCTGCTCTTGCCCATGAACTTGCTGCTAAATTTTACCTAGCTTCGGGTAAGGACAGAATTGCGGCAGTTTATATGCAGGAAGCTTACTACGGCTATGCTCATTGGGGTGCAGCAGCTAAAACCAAAGAGTTAGAAAGCCTCTACCCTAACTTATTGCGCCCCATTTTCCAGCAGACTACATCCAGCATCAACCCCTGGGAAACCCTGGGGGCGATTACTAGCCCTAACCTCTCAATTCATTCTTCTTACACTGCTACAACTTCCTCTAGTACCCGTATCAATACATTTCTAGATTTTGCTGCAATTTTGAAGGCATCCCAAAGCCTATCCAGCACAATTGAATTAAATGAATTACTGCATCAACTAACTCAGATTATTCTGCAAAATTCTGGTGGTGATCGCTGCGCTATCATCCTACCTGATAGTGATGGGAATTGGTTACTACGAGCTATTGCCACACCTGAAAATACCGAGCTGTACGCTGAACCTCTAGAGAATAATCCTAAGTTACCCATTAAGCTGATTCAGTACGTCAAAAATACCCAACAAGTGGTAGTAATTAATGATCTCAAAACAGATTTACCTGTGATTGGCATATATTTAACTCAGAAGCAACCGAAAAGTGTGCTATGTTTACCGATTCTCAATCAGGGCAATTTAATTGGGATTTTGTATTTGAAAAATCAGTCTACTAGTGGGGTATTTACTAGCGATCGCGTCCTCATTCTCAATTTTCTTTGTACTCAAGCCGCCATTTCGCTGGAAAATGCTCGTCTTTATCAACAATCTCAAAACTATGCCCAACAATTAGAAACATCTCTCAAAACATTACAAATAGCACAAAAACAATTACTCCAAGAAGAAAAAACACTACAAAGACAAGCTTTAGCTCTGCTTCAGCTTTCTCAAAGTCCAGCAATTAATCAAGGAAATTTAAGTGCAGCATTTGTAGAACTGACACAGGTTACAGCTTACACCTTACAAACAGAAAGAGTTAGTGTTTGGCTATTTAATGAAGATCAAAGCAAAATCCAATGTATGGATTTATTTCAACGTTCTTCTCAAGAACATTCACGAGGATTTGAACTCATAGTGGCTGATTATCCCGCCTATTTTGTTGCTGTGAAGTCACAACCAATTATTGCTGCTGATGATGCTATGAATGATCCCCGCACCTGTCAATTTAGCAAAGGTTATCTAGATGTCTTGAATATTTCATCTATGCTAGATTCTAGTTTCCAAATTAATGGAGACATGGGAGGAGTGATCTGTTGTGAACACGTTGGAGAAAAACGAACTTGGACTCCATCGGAACAAAACTTTATTCGTTCAGTGGCTAATTTAATTGCCCTAGCTATAGAGTCTAATCAACGACAAGATAAAGCCAAACAACTTAATCAAGCATTGTTAGATTTAAAGCAATCGCAACTGCAAATAGTCCAAAGTGAAAAAATGGCATCTTTGGGTAATTTGGTCGCAGGTGTAGCTCATGAAGTCAATAACCCCATTGGTTTCCTCAACGGTAGTATCAGCAATGCTCATGACTATGTAAAAGACCTATTAGGACATTTAGAACTTTATCAAAAACATTATCCCCAGCCCACATCAGAGATTCAAGAAAATGCCGAAGATATCGATTTAGAATTTGTGATGGCAGATTTACCTAAATTGCTTGATGCGATGACGGGAGCTACTGAGCGCATTAAATCGATTAGTACCAGCTTACGCACCTTCTCCCGTGCTGATACTGATTACAAAGTTATGGCTAACCTTCATGAAGGGATTGATAGTACACTGCTGATTTTAAAATACCGTCTCAAAGCTGACGAACATCGCCCAGCTATTATCATTGAGCAAGAATACGGTGATTTACCCTCAATTAAATGCTTTCCTGGGCAATTAAACCAAGTATTTATGAATATCTTGGCTAATGCCATTGATATGTTCGATGATGTGGCACAAAAGTACACATTTGAGGAACTGGAAAATCAACCCCAAAAAATTACTATTCGTACCAGAGTAATTGCCAATCAAGTCTATATTCATATCCAAGATAATGGTGAAGGCATGAGTAAAGATGTGCAAGACCGCATCTTTGACCATTTATTTACTACTAAAGGTGTAGGTAAAGGTACGGGGTTAGGACTGGCGATCGCTCGTCAAATTGTGGAAGAAAAACACGGCGGGAAAATCGAGGTTAATTCCGTTTTAAAAGAAGGAACAGAATTCATCATTTCCCTGCCAATTACAGGTTAA
- a CDS encoding GAF domain-containing protein, with amino-acid sequence MLTKNQMGLPQPPIAAEQQIVALGRVLQSLREEDDVEVLIKITTSYIQKQFNYNLVWIATYDRLKHSLSGQGGITPSGDDNFLRKRLIIRPGDLLEQVVIQQRPLGVPDIRTETRLSEWQEFGTRHNVRGTIIFPIRYKETCLGLLLIASERWGYLIPEEAKTSVTIVLGELGSILHQNEIRLQQKQTKRPDQPLLELLDNLHNLNNLEERLKAAVEATHEFVSPSRTNIYWFDRPGRYFWCRISNQLVKMSRDAQQQQQAVGMTVQELSDFYYALSTNQIVWIGDARSSLSSHFTAKLLQRWRVRSLLAAPIIWQKDLLGFLAVEDVQPRMWSEADKNFVQGAAGFISLVTPTEKMETTVEKIQEDSHLTSQVAQAIYTHQDLKETLRVCAAKVLNRLNATRFLVLQYDADRNNYQVIYQTQPHNRRPLTFAFSLLTETDRQMLKSAQTTVEVENLDEDLRFFNWRPPLIDNGVRSLLVCNCTQGHRPEAILLITHTQHRTWSNAEKELLWIVSQQIGVVLRQWRLLTSNEQQQKILQSIQQSLCILEEAHSDNAETEENYLEITTLKQIAAILGCPLSLMLTWSEEQETAEIIPGVCADSHFSIRADSQVFVQYEALIQWALSKDGYLNLKVEDLPPETKKWLNCPATSKVLIIALRTAAHHQPTSVIVLADHAERYWPQQTLNAIETLIEQLAWLRRQQQISTIQEAKIEELRQLNWYKHRRLEEVHRTTAQLLGQIHDVGIPNNELTQTRYKLLLRQLDHANTAITGLLKQEQWQLSMGGETMPIASLLKRSLERIDNLLQSQKMWIGIHGLGANNSDSESHHSSPLVKNTVTATHSAPMVITGDLMKFELILHEVLLAACERSPHGSRIDIWCRRLDEQFVEVSITDNGVIAPELLTELEQKTRKDLLTYSHLDQLPGLHLLICQQLMQQLKGELNLYQLPDHRVVSRLLLPLVSK; translated from the coding sequence ATGTTGACTAAGAATCAGATGGGGCTGCCACAACCACCGATAGCTGCCGAACAACAAATTGTTGCCTTGGGACGTGTCTTGCAAAGTCTGAGGGAAGAAGATGATGTCGAGGTTCTGATTAAAATTACTACTTCTTATATTCAAAAACAGTTTAATTACAATTTAGTGTGGATTGCTACTTACGATCGCCTCAAGCACTCTTTATCAGGCCAAGGCGGTATCACTCCTAGCGGTGATGATAATTTTTTACGCAAACGCTTGATCATCCGTCCTGGTGATTTGTTAGAACAAGTGGTGATTCAACAGCGTCCCTTGGGTGTACCGGATATTCGCACGGAAACTAGACTGAGTGAGTGGCAGGAATTCGGTACAAGACACAATGTCCGAGGGACAATCATTTTTCCCATCCGCTACAAGGAAACTTGTTTAGGATTGCTGTTAATAGCTTCTGAACGCTGGGGTTATTTAATTCCAGAAGAGGCGAAAACCAGTGTGACGATTGTCTTGGGGGAATTGGGTTCTATTCTGCATCAAAATGAAATTCGGTTGCAGCAAAAGCAAACTAAACGTCCTGATCAGCCTTTATTAGAATTACTCGATAATTTACATAACCTCAATAACTTAGAAGAAAGACTCAAAGCCGCAGTAGAAGCAACTCATGAATTCGTGTCTCCAAGTCGCACCAACATCTATTGGTTTGATCGGCCGGGACGCTATTTTTGGTGTCGCATTAGTAATCAATTGGTGAAAATGAGTCGAGATGCACAGCAGCAACAGCAGGCTGTGGGGATGACTGTACAAGAATTGAGTGATTTTTACTATGCTTTGTCAACCAATCAAATTGTCTGGATTGGTGATGCGCGTAGTTCTCTCAGTAGCCATTTTACAGCCAAGTTGTTGCAACGCTGGCGGGTGCGATCGCTGTTAGCAGCTCCTATTATCTGGCAAAAAGACCTCTTGGGTTTTTTGGCTGTAGAAGATGTTCAACCCCGGATGTGGTCAGAAGCAGACAAAAATTTTGTTCAAGGTGCGGCGGGTTTCATTTCTTTGGTCACTCCAACGGAAAAAATGGAAACTACCGTTGAAAAAATTCAAGAAGATTCGCACCTGACAAGTCAAGTAGCTCAAGCTATCTATACTCACCAAGACCTCAAAGAAACTTTAAGAGTTTGTGCGGCTAAAGTTTTAAATCGGCTCAATGCCACCCGTTTTTTAGTTTTACAATATGACGCTGATCGCAATAACTATCAGGTAATTTATCAAACCCAACCTCACAATCGCCGTCCTTTAACCTTCGCTTTTAGTTTATTAACCGAAACCGATAGACAAATGCTCAAGTCGGCGCAAACTACTGTAGAGGTGGAGAATTTAGACGAAGATTTACGCTTTTTTAATTGGCGACCGCCGTTAATTGACAACGGTGTGCGATCGCTCTTAGTTTGTAACTGTACTCAAGGTCATCGGCCAGAAGCCATTCTCCTGATTACCCATACTCAACATCGTACCTGGAGTAACGCCGAAAAAGAATTGTTGTGGATTGTCAGTCAGCAAATTGGTGTAGTTTTACGTCAGTGGCGACTACTTACCAGTAATGAACAACAACAAAAGATTTTGCAGAGTATTCAACAATCACTCTGTATTTTAGAAGAAGCCCATAGCGACAATGCTGAGACTGAAGAAAATTATCTAGAAATTACCACACTCAAGCAAATTGCGGCGATTCTTGGTTGTCCTTTATCATTAATGTTGACTTGGTCTGAGGAACAAGAAACAGCAGAGATTATCCCTGGAGTTTGTGCTGATAGTCATTTTAGTATTCGTGCAGATTCCCAAGTATTTGTGCAGTATGAAGCGTTAATTCAGTGGGCATTGTCTAAAGATGGTTATCTAAACTTGAAAGTTGAAGATTTACCACCGGAAACCAAAAAATGGTTAAACTGTCCGGCTACGAGTAAAGTATTAATCATCGCTTTACGGACGGCGGCTCATCATCAACCTACATCCGTAATTGTTCTAGCAGACCATGCAGAACGCTACTGGCCACAACAAACTCTCAACGCCATAGAAACACTGATTGAGCAATTGGCTTGGTTGCGTCGTCAACAGCAAATTAGCACTATTCAGGAAGCGAAAATTGAAGAATTACGACAACTCAATTGGTATAAACATCGGCGGTTAGAAGAAGTCCACAGAACTACAGCACAACTACTTGGTCAAATTCATGATGTGGGGATTCCCAATAATGAATTGACACAGACACGCTACAAATTATTGTTACGACAGTTAGATCACGCCAATACAGCAATTACCGGATTATTGAAACAAGAACAGTGGCAATTGTCTATGGGTGGGGAGACTATGCCTATTGCCAGTTTATTAAAGCGATCGCTCGAACGCATAGACAATTTACTCCAAAGCCAAAAAATGTGGATTGGGATTCATGGTTTGGGGGCAAATAATTCTGACTCAGAATCTCATCATAGTTCTCCCTTAGTCAAGAATACAGTCACCGCCACCCATTCTGCCCCAATGGTGATTACTGGCGATTTGATGAAATTTGAATTAATCCTCCATGAAGTCTTGCTTGCTGCTTGTGAACGTTCCCCTCATGGCAGCAGAATTGATATCTGGTGTCGTCGCTTAGATGAACAATTTGTCGAGGTATCGATTACAGACAACGGCGTAATTGCACCAGAATTATTAACGGAACTAGAACAGAAAACTCGTAAAGATTTGCTAACTTACAGTCATCTCGACCAACTTCCAGGGTTACATTTACTCATCTGTCAACAGCTAATGCAGCAACTAAAAGGAGAATTAAACCTCTATCAGTTACCTGATCATCGTGTAGTTAGTCGCTTACTCTTACCTCTAGTAAGTAAATAA